TGCAGGTATCGTGGTGGATGCCAAAACCGGTAAGGTGCTCTATTCGGACGATCCGGATTCGCTGCGCTATCCGGCGTCGCTTACCAAGATGATGACGCTGTACCTGACGTTCGAGGCCTTGGAGGCTGGTCGCTTCACGCTCGATTCACCGGTGCCGGTATCAGCAAAGGCGGCATCTGAACCGCCATCCAAACTCGGAGTTCGTGCCGGTGGCTCAGTGACTGTAGAGCAAGCGATCCAAGCCCTTGTGACCCGCTCGGCAAACGACATTGCCACTGCGCTGGGCGAATTCATCGGTGGCAACGAAGCCCGCTTTGCACTCATGATGACCAACAAGGCGCGTGCGCTCGGCATGACCCGCACGACCTACCGAAATGCGAATGGCCTGCCGAACACGGCGCAAATGACGACTGCACGTGATCAGGCTCGTCTCGGTATCGCCTTGCGTCAACATTTTCCGCAGTACTACAGCTACTTCTCGACCCGCACATTCAAGTTCGGGAAGCAGGTTATCGGCAATCATAACCGACTGGTCGGCAGCGTTGCGGGCGTGGATGGGATCAAGACGGGCTACACCCGTGCTGCAGGTTTCAACCTCGTCACGTCCGCTCAGCTGAACGGTCGTTCCATCGTTGCAGTCGTTCTTGGCGGCACCAGCACGGCAGCCCGTGATGGCCAGATGCGCAAGCTCGTTGCGACCTATCTGCCGCAAGCCTCTCAGGGCAATGCCAGCAACCTGATAGCACAGGTTCGCACTCCGGCCCCACCTGTGGCGGCCTCCGTTCCGACACCGATTGCTCCACAGCCTTCGCCGGTTGCCGCTGCGACACAACAGGTTGCAGTCAATCTTCCTGCTGGCGCGCCGCGTCCGACCGCCCGCTATGCCGAAGAAAAACTTCCGGGCGCCTCTGCCTATTCGTCTGAACCGAAGGCCAATGGTGCCGCTGCGGCCGTAACCGCTGCACTGGATACGCCACCCTCTGTTATACCCACGCCTGCTCCGGAATACATGCCGACAGCCCGCGTGAAGGATCCAACGGACTCGTTGACGACTGCTTCGACACGGCCGGTCGCTGAAATGGCCCGAGCTGCAGCATCGCAACCTTCGGGTTGGGTTATCCAGATCGGCGTGTCCCCTAACAAGGACTCCGCACTGGAAATGCTTGAAACTGCACAGGCAAAGGTTGGTGGTGCGCTTCGCTCCGCAAAGCCATTCGCTATTCCGGTCGATGCAAATGGCGGTCAGGTGTACCGTGCGCGTTTCGGCGGTTTCGACGACCAGAAGGCGGCCGTGAATGCATGCAACAGCTTGAAAAAGAAGGGCGTTGCCTGCTGGGCTGCACAACAGTGAAATGACCAAGGGAGGCAGTTTGCCTCCCGATACCATCTGCGTTTCGGATGGAAACAGATCCTCGCTTGTATTGCGTTACGAGGTCACTATGGCAACGAATGAGAACAATCTCGACTTTGATTTGCCGACAGGCTCGAAGTCGAAACACCGTGGGGGCGCGCTTCATCCTCTGCACGAGGCCGCCATGCGGCTGGCCGGTATGGGAATGGGCATCGGTCGACCGAAGGAGAAAACACGCGATCTCGTGTCGCTTCTTCTCTCCCATGGAGCCCGGGCCTGGCGCCATACACAGCCAAGAGCCAATATCCATCTGCATCTGGCGGCAAGGAGCGGTCGATCACCGCTGCGTCTGCGGCTCAGATAATTCAATGAGGGCGCAGCGAATGCGCCCTTTTCGCTTTCAGAGCAATCCGAGTTCTGCCAGTTCCCGACGCAGATCTTCGGGCATGGATGCGACATCATCGCCAATCGCACCCAGATCTCGCGGAGCATCCTCCTGCGTCAGATAACGCCAGCCCTGGAACGGACGCTTCGGCTGTGGGACCGTTTCGATGATCTCCGGCCCCAGCACGAGGTTGCATCGGCCGATGCCATCTCCCCCGGTGAAGGTCACGATATCCAGCAGAGGTTGACGTGCTGTGACCTGCCCCTTGATGACCCAATAGAGCGAGCCGCCATCGAGTAGTTCCTCGGCGCGTTTTGGCACCATGCGTGTCGTATGCGTCGAGTGGGGTTGAAGTCCGGCAGCAATAGCCGTCAAAGAACGTT
The window above is part of the Rhizobium rhizoryzae genome. Proteins encoded here:
- a CDS encoding SPOR domain-containing protein codes for the protein MSANVLNYINTTSFPKGGASIFQKIVGLVFVVALFVLLGGHTAHANPKYAGIVVDAKTGKVLYSDDPDSLRYPASLTKMMTLYLTFEALEAGRFTLDSPVPVSAKAASEPPSKLGVRAGGSVTVEQAIQALVTRSANDIATALGEFIGGNEARFALMMTNKARALGMTRTTYRNANGLPNTAQMTTARDQARLGIALRQHFPQYYSYFSTRTFKFGKQVIGNHNRLVGSVAGVDGIKTGYTRAAGFNLVTSAQLNGRSIVAVVLGGTSTAARDGQMRKLVATYLPQASQGNASNLIAQVRTPAPPVAASVPTPIAPQPSPVAAATQQVAVNLPAGAPRPTARYAEEKLPGASAYSSEPKANGAAAAVTAALDTPPSVIPTPAPEYMPTARVKDPTDSLTTASTRPVAEMARAAASQPSGWVIQIGVSPNKDSALEMLETAQAKVGGALRSAKPFAIPVDANGGQVYRARFGGFDDQKAAVNACNSLKKKGVACWAAQQ
- a CDS encoding DUF1489 family protein, coding for MALHLIKLCVGADSLQDLREWVAERSLTAIAAGLQPHSTHTTRMVPKRAEELLDGGSLYWVIKGQVTARQPLLDIVTFTGGDGIGRCNLVLGPEIIETVPQPKRPFQGWRYLTQEDAPRDLGAIGDDVASMPEDLRRELAELGLL